In the Bacillus sp. HSf4 genome, GCGTCTTTGTCAATCATCCTGAACTCGTCTCTTATGAAATCGGTTCTGAAGTCGTTTCAAAAGCGCAATTTTCGGTTGAAGGCGAATCGCTTGATTATTTCATTATCAGCGGATCAGAACCAAAAGAAGTGCTTAAGAATTACACCCGTCTGACAGGAAAACCGGCTCTTCCGCCGCCATGGTCGTTTGGACTGTGGCTGTCGACATCTTTTACAACCGATTATTCGGAAGAGACGGTCACCCGCTTTATCGACGGCATGAAGGAGCGGGATATTCCGCTCAGCGTCTTCCACTTTGACTGTTTTTGGATGAAAGAATTCGAATGGTGCAATTTTGAATGGGATGAGCGCTTTTTTCAAAATCCGCAGGAAATGCTCGGCCGCTTGAAAGACAAAGGGCTTAAAATCTGCGTCTGGATCAACCCTTACATCGCTCAAAAATCAAAGCTTTTTGAAGAAGGCAAAGAAAACGGTTATTTTCTAATGAACGCCCGGGGCGATGTCTGGCAGTGGGACCGCTGGCAGGCGGGAATGGCGATCGTCGACTTTACCAACCCAAAAGCGCGCGATTGGTACTGTTCAAAGCTTGAAAGACTGCTGGATATGGGAGTCGACTGCTTTAAGACGGATTTCGGCGAAAGAATTCCAGCGGATGCGGTCTATTTTGACGGGTCAGACCCTGAGAAAATGCATAATTATTATTCATTTTTATATAACAAAACCGTGTTTGACCTGCTGAAGGAAAAACGCGGTGAACAGGAAGCCGTCGTCTTCGCCCGTTCGGCGACTGCCGGCTGTCAGCAGTTTCCCGTTCACTGGGGCGGAGATTGTTTTGCCAGCTATGATTCAATGGCGGAAAGCCTGCGCGGCGGCCTGTCCCTCTCCCTTTCCGGCTTTGGGTTTTGGAGCCATGACATCGGCGGCTTTGAAAGCACGGCGACTGCCGACTTGTATAAACGCTGGACGGCATTTGGACTTTTATCGACGCACAGCCGCCTCCATGGCAGCGAATCGTACAGGGTGCCGTGGCTGTTTGACGAAGAAGCGTCAGATGTGATGCGGTATTTTGTCAAATTGAAGCACAGACTGATGCCTTATCTGTATGCCGCCGCATATGAAGCGCACACAGAAGGCGTCCCGCTGATGCGGGCGATGCTGCTCGAATTCCCTCTAGACAGAACTTGCGACTTTCTTGACAGACAATATATGCTGGGGGATGCTTTGCTTGTCGCGCCGATTTTTCGGGAAGACGGCGCTGTCAGCTACTATCTGCCGAAAGGAACGTGGACACACCTTTTAACAGGAGAAGACACCGAAGGCGGAGAGTGGAAGGAAGAGCAATACGGCTATATGGGGCTTCCCCTCTTCGTCAGGGAAAACACGCTGCTGCCGCTCGGCTGTGAAGCAGACCGTCCTGATTACGACTACCTCGATGATGTTTCGTTTTGCCTCTACCATTTGAAAGACGGATGCACAGCTGAACGGACGATATATAACGAAAGATGCGAAGTGATGACGATCAAGGCTTTTCGAAAGCAAAACACCATTACGGTTCAAGCTCAAGGCACCCAAAAGAAATGGAGGCTTTTGATCCGCGGTCATTCCCCCGTCAGCACAGTGATAAACGGATCATTGGAGGCCCTTCAGGAAGGAAGTGCGATTCGGCCAAAAGAAGCGGATCGCGATGTTGTGATTTTTTTCTAAAAGGAGTGAAAGACATGCTGAAGATCACCCGGATCCTCCTCTTGTCTTTGTTGTGCGCCTTCCTTGCCGCCGGTTTCAGTCTGCCGCAGCCGGCGGCAGGCAAGGCCCCGGGATACGATTTCCCGTTTCAAAATCCCAAGCTTCCCGTTAAGAAAAGAGTCAGTGACTTGATCTCCCATCTGACGCTCGCTGAAAAAGTGTCGCTGATGCATCAGTATCAGCCGGCCATTCCCCGCCTCGGCATTCCTGCTTTCAAGACGGGTACCGAAGCGCTTCACGGTGTTGCCTGGCTCGGGGAAGCGACCGTTTTTCCCCAAGCCGTCGGGCTCGCCCACACTTGGGACCGCGCCTTGATCAAGGAGGTCGGCTCAGCGGTCGGTGACGAGGTCCGCGGTTTTCATCATCTTGATCCGGCGGCAAACGGCGTCAATGTCTGGGCTCCCGTCGTCGATTTGCTCCGCGATCCAAGATGGGGCAGAAATGAAGAAGGCTATTCTGAAGACCCTTTTTTAACAGGAGAAATGTCAACCGCTTATGCGGCAGGGTTAAGGGGAGATGACCCCTTCTATTTGAAAACGATTCCAACTTTAAAACACTTTCTCGGATACAATACGGAAACGAACCGGGGCTTCAGTTCAGCGAGCATTGACCCGAGGAATATGCAGGAATATTATTTGAAGCCGTTTGAATCGGCCATTACCGAAAAAGCGGCGTTCGGCCTGATGCCCGCTTACCATTCCATCAACGACAAGCCCGCGATTTTGAGCCCGCTCCTTCAAAGCACTGTCAAACAAAAATGGGCCGGGGACGATTTCTTTATCGTAAGCGATGCTTATGATCCGTCAGGGATTGTCAATGACCACCATTACTACGACAACCATGAAGAAGCACATGCCCACGCTGTCAAAGCAGGCGTTGACAGCTTCACAGATCAGGATCAAAATCCCGAGCTGACAAAGAACGCCATCACGGGAGCGTTAAAAAAAGGGCTAATTTCCGAAAAAGACCTGGATCAGGCATTGGCAAACGTATTCAGCCTCCGCTTTCGCACAGGCGAATTTGACCCCGATGAACGCAATCCGTACAGCCGCCTGACTGATGACGTCATCAACAGTCCAAAGCACCAAAGGCTTGCGAAAGAAGCCGCGCAAAAATCAATCGTTTTATTAAAAAACAGCAAACAGCTTCTCCCCTTCAATAAGCGGAAAAAAGAACAGATTGCAGTCATCGGCCACCTCGGGAATACGCTTTATGAAGATTGGTACAGCGGTACGATGCCTTATCAAATCACCCCGCTTGACGGAATCAAAGACAAAATCGGCGAAGAGCGTGTCTCTTTTGCAGAAGGCCTCGAACATGCCGGATTCAAATCCATACTGACCGGAAAATATGTAACGGCCGGGCGCGGCGGCAAACAGCCGCTAGCAGCCGCAGCGGAGAAGCTTGAGCACAATGAGACATTCGACTTGGCCGACTGGGGAGGCGATGTATACACACTGCGCGCCCATGCGAATCGCCGCTATGTCTCGCTTCAAGACGACGGTCGTTTAATCGCCAATCAAAAACAGCCGAACGGCTGGACGGTTCGCGAAACCTTTCAGTTCGAAAAGCTGTCTGACGGAACGTTCGCTATCAAAAACAAAGCCAACGGCAAATACATCTCCGCCGCAACAGACGGCACCTTAACGGCCTCCGCGGAAAAACCGGCTTCAGCGGCAGAAAGGTTTGCAAAAACCATCGTCAAAAACGGAATAGATGAAGCCGTCCAATTGGCGAAATCGGCTGACAAAGCGATCGTTTTCGTCGGAAACAACCCTTACATCAACGGCCGGGAAACCGAAGACAGAGAGGATATCAAGCTTCCTTTCGCCCAGGAAGAGCTGATCAAAGCCGTCCATCAAGCCAATCCGAACACAGTGCTAGCCGTCATCAGCAGCTATCCGTTCGCACTGAATTGGGCCGACAGACACATCCCCGCGATTTTGTATACCTCCCACGGGGGACAGGAAGCGGGAAGCGCTCTGAGCGACATCCTCTTCGGTGATAAAAATCCTGGGGGACGGTTAACACAAACGTGGTACACATCTGCCAGGGACCTCCCTGATATGACGGACTACGACATCATCAAAGGAAAGAGAACGTACAAATATTTTGACGGCGATCCCCTGTATTCGTTCGGACACGGTTTATCATACACATCATTCCGCTATTCAAGCTTATCCGTTTCCTCAAACACCTTAAAAAAACGGGGAGCCGTCACGGTTCAAGTCAAGATCACCAATACGGGAAACAAAACAGGTGATGAAGTCGTCCAGCTCTATACCTCCCCCCGGTTTAAAACACGGGTTAAGCAGGCAAAACAAGATTTAAAAGACTTCAAGCGGATCACGCTTTCTCCGCAGGAAACGAAGACCGTGTCTTTCAAGCTGAAGCAAACAGACCTTGCCTTTTGGGATGTGACAAGAGAAAAGTTTGCCGTTGAAAAAGGCCCTTACCGAATCGCCGTCGGCAGCTCATCAACAGATATCCGCCGGACAAAGCCGATCCTTGTTGACGGAGAAACAATTCCGAAGCGGAACCCGGCGCAAAAAACAAAAGCCGAAAACTATGACGACTACAAAGGCGTACAGATCACCGAAGAGTCCAAATCAGGCGGTGATGCGGTCAAAAATGACGAAAACGGCGCATGGATCTCCTATAAAGATGTCCGCTTCAAAGGTGAAAAGCATTTGAAAATCAGAGCCGCAAGCAGCGGAGGCGGAGAAGTCGGCATCTACCTTGGGCATCCGGGAAAAGGCAAAAAAATCGGTTCTTTAAAGATCCCTGACACATCGGGACTGCAAAACTGGAAAACACTCGAAACACCCGTCAAAAGAACAGCAGGAACACACCATATTTATTTCGTTTTCCAAGGAAGCATTTCGATCGATACCTTTCAATTTCAACGCTGACAAAATAAAAAAGGCCATGCAGAGGATTCTGCATGGCTTTCGTCATTTTTTGTGTATTTTCACGCTTTACATTTTGGGAGATATGTATTAGAATTCTAGAAAAGTTGCATTAGGTAAAAAAAATAGCCTAAGGTAATAAAAAGTTACTAAGATAAAAATATTGTATTTAGGTCAAATTTGATATAGACATAGAAAGGGGTTAATGAACACTATGAAACCCGCAAT is a window encoding:
- a CDS encoding glycoside hydrolase family 3 C-terminal domain-containing protein; this translates as MLKITRILLLSLLCAFLAAGFSLPQPAAGKAPGYDFPFQNPKLPVKKRVSDLISHLTLAEKVSLMHQYQPAIPRLGIPAFKTGTEALHGVAWLGEATVFPQAVGLAHTWDRALIKEVGSAVGDEVRGFHHLDPAANGVNVWAPVVDLLRDPRWGRNEEGYSEDPFLTGEMSTAYAAGLRGDDPFYLKTIPTLKHFLGYNTETNRGFSSASIDPRNMQEYYLKPFESAITEKAAFGLMPAYHSINDKPAILSPLLQSTVKQKWAGDDFFIVSDAYDPSGIVNDHHYYDNHEEAHAHAVKAGVDSFTDQDQNPELTKNAITGALKKGLISEKDLDQALANVFSLRFRTGEFDPDERNPYSRLTDDVINSPKHQRLAKEAAQKSIVLLKNSKQLLPFNKRKKEQIAVIGHLGNTLYEDWYSGTMPYQITPLDGIKDKIGEERVSFAEGLEHAGFKSILTGKYVTAGRGGKQPLAAAAEKLEHNETFDLADWGGDVYTLRAHANRRYVSLQDDGRLIANQKQPNGWTVRETFQFEKLSDGTFAIKNKANGKYISAATDGTLTASAEKPASAAERFAKTIVKNGIDEAVQLAKSADKAIVFVGNNPYINGRETEDREDIKLPFAQEELIKAVHQANPNTVLAVISSYPFALNWADRHIPAILYTSHGGQEAGSALSDILFGDKNPGGRLTQTWYTSARDLPDMTDYDIIKGKRTYKYFDGDPLYSFGHGLSYTSFRYSSLSVSSNTLKKRGAVTVQVKITNTGNKTGDEVVQLYTSPRFKTRVKQAKQDLKDFKRITLSPQETKTVSFKLKQTDLAFWDVTREKFAVEKGPYRIAVGSSSTDIRRTKPILVDGETIPKRNPAQKTKAENYDDYKGVQITEESKSGGDAVKNDENGAWISYKDVRFKGEKHLKIRAASSGGGEVGIYLGHPGKGKKIGSLKIPDTSGLQNWKTLETPVKRTAGTHHIYFVFQGSISIDTFQFQR
- the yicI gene encoding alpha-xylosidase, coding for MKFSDGYWLTRDGYEISTPKEAYDHRIDEHSLTVYGPVKAIQKRGDTLDTRMLTVRFSSPFRDVIRVQVFHYKGRSPKQPEFKLQMTDTKPLVSNTDNELTLKSGRLSVTVNQQDWRYQFSRDGQKLTGSEPNSLAYIAGDDGRTFIREQLDIGVGEMIYGLGERFTAFVKNGQSVDIWNKDGGTSTEQAYKNVPFYLSNKGYGVFVNHPELVSYEIGSEVVSKAQFSVEGESLDYFIISGSEPKEVLKNYTRLTGKPALPPPWSFGLWLSTSFTTDYSEETVTRFIDGMKERDIPLSVFHFDCFWMKEFEWCNFEWDERFFQNPQEMLGRLKDKGLKICVWINPYIAQKSKLFEEGKENGYFLMNARGDVWQWDRWQAGMAIVDFTNPKARDWYCSKLERLLDMGVDCFKTDFGERIPADAVYFDGSDPEKMHNYYSFLYNKTVFDLLKEKRGEQEAVVFARSATAGCQQFPVHWGGDCFASYDSMAESLRGGLSLSLSGFGFWSHDIGGFESTATADLYKRWTAFGLLSTHSRLHGSESYRVPWLFDEEASDVMRYFVKLKHRLMPYLYAAAYEAHTEGVPLMRAMLLEFPLDRTCDFLDRQYMLGDALLVAPIFREDGAVSYYLPKGTWTHLLTGEDTEGGEWKEEQYGYMGLPLFVRENTLLPLGCEADRPDYDYLDDVSFCLYHLKDGCTAERTIYNERCEVMTIKAFRKQNTITVQAQGTQKKWRLLIRGHSPVSTVINGSLEALQEGSAIRPKEADRDVVIFF